In Aspergillus chevalieri M1 DNA, chromosome 7, nearly complete sequence, the sequence agtcagcctaggccacacccattttgctccgaaacacaaggggagcactgtgctcaaaagccctgtacatacaggcggtttggggcgaggaaaaggaccagAAAGCGTATAGAAGGGGGTGCCACCAGAAGGGGGTGCCACCTCGGGAACTCATATGGACAAGAGGCCAAAAACAGCTACGAGCCTCGAGTTCATGGGatatggtctgtcatagctttagggctcgatatggacaataaacttgattaaataatcaGGGTTTtcccacaccctatggtcgtacgTAATAGGTTTACTCTTTCGGGGGAAAAGGGAGTTTTGTTTCTTGCGTTTTTGATTATTACTCTTCGAGAATCGGAGTGCATTATCACAAGGTGTAAGGGAAATACTTGATGCGTAGGTACTATTCCAATGTTGTCCACGCCCAGAAAGGAGAGATACCATTCTAGATCTGACAATGGTCTACACTATAgatgtgatgatgatgaatcctttctACTCCTTTCGCTCCTATCCTCCTAAAACCTAACTGACCTAAATGCACAGCTGTCTGTATCTCTGGATGCCCATTCACAATGCATAGCGCTCCGATTCCAATAATAGAATAAGAAAATGAACAGGAGGATTTCGAACCAAACACTATTGTTAAATGTACTACGCATATAAACTCAAACGGAATAACAATTAAACAAACCGCGGAGCAAAAAAGACCAGACATCCTTCAAATTCGACATCCTTTCCTCCCTCACCTTCATGATCTCACCTTAGTTGGTGGCTCTAGCAGTGAGCACGGAGAGCATTAGGACTGCCAATCTCGAATCGCTTTCGCATTTCTGAAACCCCCATTCTTGGTGTCTCAGCTTCATCCGGTGttttctcttcctcattTCCAGGGGTTTTTGGTGGCCCACGTAGCTGGTTGACATGGCTATTCGAAGGATGGCCAGAGTCCCATGACAAGTGAGGGCCAGATTCGAAACTTCTTGAAGATAAAGACGAAACATTACTCCTTGTTTCAAAGCTAGGTGCCCGGCTTGGAGATGCCCGTTTCGGCGACAGTGATCGGTTGGATGGTCCTAAACTGCTTAAACCGGATTTGGGAATCTTCATCGACTGAACGAGATGTTGCCACTCGCTGTACATCACGGATAATCGAACGAATGTGTCTTTCAAGTTCTGTTTTGTCCATGGTAATTCTTGTTTGGAGCACATTCTCGGGAGGGATGACCTTAAGCAGGCTCTTTGCGTagacggcggcggtggccGCAGCATATCCTTGCCAGTGTTTATTCTTGTGCGAATCGGAGTAATCGCAAATCTCTCGGATCGGGAGACAGGGCAACTTGCTCATCAGGCCAGCCGATTCCATCTCGAAGCATAGAAGCCTGAATTCGCGGGCATAATTGTCTCGAGACAACGCGTCCTTGACAACTATGTCTGCCGAGCCAATATTGCCGCAGTGCACTTCGACACAATAGTCGTTTCGCTCCGGTCGGTTCACAAGTCTGCTGAGATTCTGCGCACAGTCCAGCTGGCAGTCACAGGAGTCGTCGTGATTGTATTCGGACTTGTACAGGCGGTCGGGTCTTTCATGTGGTCGTTGGTATTCGGTTGTGATCTTCGGGCTTTTGTTGAATGTCTGTCGAACGATGAAGTCCAAGTCCAGATTTCCTTCGACAAGCATCGCTGCCAGCTTCTGCGTGCCGGTCAACAGGGCCCCTGCGGACAGGCCGATGTCCCCTGTGAAAACCATGCCACCGGGGGTCCGTTTTCCAAATCCGTAAGGAACTACTCAAGTTCCAACGACGTCTCCGAGGCGAACATCTGCTTGGGTCGGCGCCCCACCAGCGACTCCCACCATGAGGACAAAGCGTATCATCGGGAAGCTGCTTTTCATTCTCTCAACGGCTTCTGCGGCAGCCTGGGCGCCGTAGGAGCCGGATGGAAGACAAGCTATCACCACATAGTGTCGTTCCATGCGTCCCAGTGTATAGGAGTTGAGGTCTTCGGCCGGGCGTGGGAATTCAAGATCTTCGTATACTTCATCCAAGACTTGTCGTGCTGCCACATACTCTTTGTGTATTGCGGCAATCCAGCCAACCGCGAAGTTTCCGTGCGAGGGGAGCATTTAGTCTGTGTATCGAGTCTGGATTGCCGTTGGAAGGAACCGAATAAAACACGCGAAAACAACGATTCCAGCTCCAAATATATTTTGGGCGTAATTGCGCCAACTCTGCAAATTCGGGGAGAGCCAGAATGCGCGCGTTCGGAACTAGTGATGCCTCGAGCGTACAGGCAAGCGAGATTCAAGTGTTGGCCAAGACACATGCCCGACGGAATAAATATGAGTATTTATTTAGTGACTGCGGCAAGGCTGACGGGGAGGCAAGAGAACAACGGGAGAAAAACAAACTTCGTAAGCAAGAAAAAGTAATTATACTACTGAGTCTACAACTGAGACGAGGCTGTGAGCCCATGCGGGTGAGGGATCTAAAGCGTTTTACATACTGTATTTCCAACACACTGGTCATTTGTCGCCGATTATTGTACATCCAAATTCTTTTGTCAATCATATTGGTTTATACATCCTCAGTTGACAATTGTTCGGGTCTTGCATGCATCCGATGCATTATGTCCTGATACATGCAGTTGTCTAGTCGCATGGTTCTTATAAAGTTGTATTAGAATGATGTATGTACCAGGGTGAGGCTGGAGGCTATTGGCTAGCTATATACCAGAAAGAATTGATAAaagaaatagaaaaaaagaaagaaagagaggtaAAAAGGACGTCTGCCGAGATAAGAAACTTGCATGGAGGTTCGCGCAATAGGATATATCCGACGCGGGGTCGGGCATTTATCTAGGTTTTGGCATGGACCCGTGAGTGTATGATTTCGCAGAGCCAGCCAGATACGAGAAATCGGTTTATAGATAGATGTGGTGAGGCGCAGTGCGAACTCATGTGCTTTAATATGCGGCTCAGATATGGCTGAACGGACGGGAAACCCTGCTCCCACACCCTACGGCTGTACTGATTTTGGTTAGAACAATTCCCTGCATTGCTTCTCCCAGCCTAAATAACAACAACTTATGTACTGAGCCATAGTAGTTGAGAGGTGACTTCGCTGAGACGGGGAAAGGGGCTGATTGAACGGACGAGGCTGAGAGTTCTGAGCCAATGAACTGAATGAATGCAGCCTCCTCATCTGAGTCACAAAGGCTGTACAATAAGCATTAAGATACAAATTTATGAATTTCCTTCCCCTTCGTCGAGATACAAAAGAAATACAACCACGAGAAAGTCAGCCCAAGGCAGAATAATCAAGTCCCTCCTCCCTGGCACGCACGAGAACAGACTATCACTCGCAACAATCAACTTCGACTTTTACAAAGAACTCTTCAATTGGGTTCAAGTCCGGCGAGTATTGCGGTAAGTACACCAATTTGATCCCTTTACTAGAGCAAAACTGCTCTATCCGCTCAGGGTGATGAAAGGAAGCATTATCCATCACAAGAACAGATTTTCTGCTGGGTATCTCCCACAGTGCTGAAGAAACTGTTCAATGAAATCTTCAAAAGCGGCAGCATCTGTTGTACCTTTGAACCTTTGAAGATACGGGAGAGGATAATGCCGTCTTGAGAATATGCAGGAAGGATTTGATAACGCTGGTCGCGGTGAAATCGGGATACTTGCATTGGTGTGATACCGTGAGGAGACCAGCCCGTGTGTCTAAATCTTATCCGCTTATCGCATCCGGATTCATCAACATAGACCAAGTGGTATGACTTAAACTCAGCAATATCGTGTAAATATTCATCTCATAGATCAGGGTTCTGctcttttgcttttttgCTGGACTATCTTTCTAGACCAGTCAATCAAGAAAGCGGCCGGCTTATGCTGCTGTTTGTTATTGGAAGGCTGAACACAGTCGAATGATATGTAGAATGCAAAGAGGGAAGGTCAACACCCACCACATCTATGGTCTGGAGCTCTCTAGAAATTGCGTTGCAAACAAGCAAAACTGTCGGAGGTGCGGCTTAGTTAGGGTTGAAAGTACGTATCAAGCATATATggtcgaggtctctgatttgtgcaaatgaagctatctaggatcctatataagaccgtaggctacctaacagagtatcctaagcgaatgtgcggttttaacagcaataagggcaaaggaatgaataagctgcttgcgccatatgatatcagtgaggcatcaatcaggcatcagttggtattgttcggtaaggaacctctatattccgacagtTTCACATATCAATTCTGATTGGAGAGTACGGATCGTGCTCCACGATGCAGGCTATAGAGACTCCACACCTTGCAGCTGAATACAGCCTTGTGGTTGTTGGGTGCCTTGAGAAGGCTGTGTAGACGAGAGGAGTGCAGTCTTGTGTAGTGCTACCCCGCACTTAAGTGGCTCAGCCCAACAATGTAGCTGAATGCTGTTATGTCTTCGCCTGATTCCAGTATTTAGCAAATTCTCCTCTTCGCCAAAGAACCCATCTTGACCTTGAATGAACCTTGTTAAGTTTTTCATGCCGTTTGAGCAGGTAGAGACCATTTTTGACTTTATCAAAAACCTAGCTAACTAAACATCACCAAAGTTGCTCGGTTTGTTACTCCGCTCCATCCTCTCCGCTCCATCCCCTGAACAAGCTTTGATACAACACACATAATCCTTTCTCGCAGTCGACTAGAGATGGCTACCGAGTCTCGAACTCATATTGACTACACTGTGGGATGGGTTTGCGCGCTGCCTAAGGAGTTGATTGCTGCAGCGGCAATGCTCGATGAAACACACCAAGACCTCCCCAGGCAACCTAATGACCATAATTCTTATACTCTCGGGCGTGTGGGTGTGCATAATGTTGTAGTGGCATGTTTGCCAAAAGGTGAAATCGGCAACAATAATGCAGCAACAGTTGCAGCTTGGATGACCTCTACTTTCCCATCAATTAAATTTGGCCTGATGGTCGGTATCGGTGGCGGAGTACCAAAGTCTGTCAGGTTAGGTGATGTGGTAGTCAGCACCCCCACCGACGAGTTTGGCGGAGTAGTGCAGTGGGATTTCGGGAAAGTTCAACAAGAGAGCACTTTCAAACGCACAGGAGCATTGAACCGTCCTCCTACGGAGCTACTCTCTGCGCTGACGAAAATTGAGAAGGAGCATACAATGAAAGGTTCTAAGATACCGCAGTATCTTAAGGATCTGGAGACCAATTGGCCCAGACTCGCGCCGAAATACACCAGATCTAAGTCGTTAAAAGATGTGCTCTTTAAAGCAGATTGCAAACATATTGAGAACACCAAGGAGAGCCAAGAGAAATATgacaatgaagaagaagatgaagaagatgaagaggagaaagaggcgAATTATTGCATTCACTGTGACCAGACCAAAATTGTCCGCAGAAAACCGCGGGACATGCGCGTGCATTATGGCCTTATTGCATCTGGCAACCTGGTGGTCAAAGATGCGCCGTTTCGGGATGAGATCAACAAGACACTTGGCGGCAAAGTTCTCTGCTTTGAGATGGAGGCAGCAGGTCTGATGAATGACTTCCCATGCCTTGTTATCCGAGGTATTTGTGATTATGCAGACGCGCATAAGAACAAGAACTGGCAGGAACACGCAGCGGCTGTTGCAGCAGCATTTGCCAAGGAGCTTCTCTTGCTGGTACCAGCGCAGGAGGTGGAGCAAATGCCTACAATCAAACGTGAGGTTTCCATTAATCCTTTAAATTTTTGATTAGTCTTTCTATATCATCAATGACTTGAAATGTGATTGGCTGGATAGTTGCCAGTCAACACAAAGAATGTATTCTGCAAAGAATGTATTCAGTCTTCAGTGCTAATGAACTGAGATTTCATTAGAGTTAGAAAATCAGCTTGAAGGAGTGTCCAATGCCATCAATGAAATTCGCTCCCATCAACGAGACTACCAACGGGACCAAAAATCTCAAGCCATTATTGATTGGCTTACGCCAATGAATTATGCCGCTCAGCAAAATGATTTCATTGCCCAACGACAAGAAGGCACTGGCGAGTGGGTGTTAGAATCAAGTGAATTTCAGCTCTGGCTCAAGCAGACCAATCAGACTCTTTTCTGTCCCGGTATGCCAGGAGCGGGTAAAACCATCATCACATCTATTGTTGTCAACCATCTCCATGATAAATTTCGAAATGAGCCTTCTATTGGTATTGCATATCTATATTGCACcttccagcagcagcaggaacagAGGCCAGTTGATCTTCTTACAAACCTCTTAAAGCAATTAATCATGGGACAGCCTACTATACCTAACGCTGTGAAGGACCTTTATGACCGACATAAACCTAAGCAAACTTGTCCTTCGCTCAGTGAAATCAGAAATACACTTCACCAAGTTGCAGCTTTCTATTCAAGGACTTTTATTGTCATTGATGCACTGGATGAATGCCGAGCCACTCATGATGGCCGTGATATGTTCATGCAAGAGATCTTCAACTTCCAAGCAGATATTAAGGCAAACCTTTTTGCAACATCACGATTTATTCAAGAAATTGAAGCAAAATTTCAGAAAGTCATCAGACTTGAGATTCGCGCTGATGATACAGATGTGCAGAGGTATCTACATGCCAAACTACAGAATTGTCCTTCTTTGATTTCACAGAATGATTCTCTCCAGGAACAGATTAAAAACAAGATTGCCAAGGCAGTTGACGGAATGTATGTACCATCCTTGGAGGGAAGTGGGTTAATTGAGTAAGCTAATACTAGCCAGGTTTCTGCTCGCGCGGCTCTATGTTGATTCCTTAGCCTGTCAGACCACAACTAAGAAGGTAAAGCGGGCGCTCCAAGAGTTGGAGACCACGGTTGAGGAAAAAAATGACGATAAAAGGTCCAAAGCATTAGATGATGCTTATGAGAAAGCTATGCAGCGAATCCAAGGTCAGATACAACAACATGAAGAGCTTGCTAAGCAGGTTTTATCATGGATCTCCTGTGCTAAGAGACGTCTGACATCTGCTGAGCTTCAACATGCTATTGGTGTTGAGGAGAATACATCTGAGTTTGATAGTGATAATATTGTGGATGTCGGACTCATGGTCTCTGTATGCGCTGGCCTGGTGATTGTTGATAAGGAAAGTGACATTATCCGTTTGGTCCACTACACCACACAAGAATACTTCGAGCGGACTTGGGAATGTTGGTTTCCCAACGCCCACATTGACATGACAAAGGCATGCATCACCTACTTGTCATTTGAAGTTTTCAAGGCAGGATACTGCCCAACAGAGGATGCTTTGAGAGAAAGATTACAGTTACATGTTCTTTATGATTATGCATCACAAAATTGGGGACACCACGCGGGCAAATCTCCCATTCAAGGAGAAAAGTTGATGTTGGACCTTCTCGAGGACACTGCCAAAGTATTTGCCTGTAGCCAGGCTATGTTATCCCAAATATTCTTTGTAACTGAAACTAAGATGACAGGTCTGCACCTTGCAGCATATTTCGGACTTTGGAAACCCGCGTCAATTCTGCTTGGCaagaatcatgatattgaaTCCGAGGATAAATACGGCCGGACTCCGCTCTCACTTGCAACTCGAAATGGGCATgaggcagtggtgaagctCCTGCTTGAGAAGAATGCCAATGTCGAATCTAAGAATGAAGATGGCCGGACTCCGCTCATAATTGCAATTCGAAATGGGCATgaggcagtggtgaagctACTGCTTGAGAAGAATGCCAACGTCGAATCCAAGGACAAATACGGTTGGAATCCGCTCATAATTGCAGCTGAGTATGGGCATGAGGCAGTGATGAAGCTGCTACTTGAGAAGAACACCAGTACTGAATCTAAGAATGAATATTGCAACACCCTGGTCTTACAGTCGGTGGGGAACCGGGATTCAACAGACCAAATGTTCTGATGGATATATCCGGTGCAGCATCAAAactgtattttttttttttttaggtCCTTCCCGCCCTAGTTAAAGCAACTTTACATATGTACCTTATCTGCGATGGAGTGATTACTTTATATTAagttcgctcagtttggagTGTAATGTCCTAGGGTACGAGACAATTACACTAGTTTCTTGCCATCGTGCGTCTCTATTCCTATAAAAAGAAGACATTGCGTCAGATCAATGATTACATGGTGTCCATGTACGATTTTGACAAGTCATAAGTGTCGTCCTTAGCACCGGGTCGGTTCACTGTTCACTCGGCTTACACAGGGAACAGTGTACAACAGTACCAGAGGCATGTGTAAATGTAACATGTTAAACAGCCGATAAATCTTGTAGTTTGTCTGTAGAGAGCAGACACTCTTGCTGGGCGACTGGCTTATACCGGGTTACGATTGCGTGCCTGGGAATTGTTTCTGGTTGATAGATCAGGGtctctcttcttcagattcgatatgcTCGCCGATGGCTATactagtttagataggaatatcatttcgttagtatctactaatctgagcccgtgacaagCATTGAATATGCAACCCTAATTCTGTTTGGACCCTGAGTAGGGCATACGAGCCCAGCAAAGTACGGATCAAGTCTCCAGAAGAGCGACCTAAGCtctgctttctttgtctgcGGAACGCTAATTTCCTGCTAAAGGATCGGATTGTGGAACATGCACCACCCAGTTCAATCCTCCAGCGTCGAGCCTTTGCTGCGTCGGTCAAAGAGACTACAAAGTTGATAATGGTGTGGCATCGGACGGCGAAATCAGGATCCAGAAGTCGACTGAAAGTAACTCACCTGAATTGCTCAAGACAGCTTAAATTAAGAGAATAATTGTGGCGTTGCTACCTGGTCCTATGGCAATTTGAGCCTCATGGCAAACTGGACCGTGACAACTTCAGCCACATGGGGCTACATTTGCACCTGTACATACAAAAGAGCTGCAGCTGTAGAATGATTGTGGACAGTTAATGGTCTCTAACATAAGGTAACTGCCTGTGGAAATTAGCTGCGTGTGATAATTAGTTACATATGGATCATAGGCATATACAAAGAATAGCTAATCTTGGTCCTAGTGCCTTGGAGACATTGGACTTCATTTCAATTGGAGAATGACTTGAACTCTGCCTCCACACCTTCCAACTTCCCAAGATCCATATTTTGAACAACGCAATTGGCATTCTGGGCCATGCCGACCATCAGAGAACTATGCAGTCTTGAGTCAATGATATAGAGTCATAATATTGTGCTGGAGAAACGTGCGTCTGATCCACCTTAAGTAGGCAGGAATGGTTCAGAAATACTGCTTCTACCTCTTCATGATTGGCTGGAGAACAGTCGTCCATGCGCCCAAATGGAATGAAAATCCGCATATGAGCTGAACTAGGAACTAGCAGCCTACAGCAACACAGATAAGAACGCTGCATTTGCCGCTGGGTGACGTCAAGCCCATGACGCATAACCCAGTGTTTCAAGGAGAACAGAAAGCAGCAAGCAATAAAATAGACGGAACACACTAGGTACAGGCGAATCGCCTTGTGTCTTGAGAATGACATGCTGTGGCAGCTTCAGGCGCCCCAGTGGGGCCGTAGTCGATCCATGGGGCGAAGCAAAGATCAGCTTCCAGTATTAACTCAAGATCAGTATCCTGGAGCCTAGAATTTATGTACTGCGATACATGTGCTCCTAAAGGTCGAAATGTCCGGTCCGGCAATGTATATGGATAGTGTGCGATTGGTAGGATCAAACGCAAACCGGCCGCCGGACGTCGCAGAATAGATACGAATGGTTATAATCGAGCGTCTGTGGTCAATTCTGTCTTTAGCACGCCCCCTCCCCATACCTCAGACACTCACGGGCATGTACAGTGGATAGATGGATGGGTGGACGGATGATTTCATTTACCCCGACCCCTCGCCGAAGCGATATGCAGGCTACAATAACCATATTTATCCGTgtatgtacaagtagagTGTCCCACTTGCTGAAAATGAGCTTAGAGCCTCGTCAAGGCCTGCCGTGGCCTAATTGCCGTTCCAGTTGTTAGACTGTGGCATGTACAGTGGCTTGCAAAGCCAGCTTGACATGCTGACACTCTTTGCTTTTATTTCAAAGACAATGTCAAGACATGCTAGTATATTAATGGTTAATGTCGACATATCCCCCTGTTCATGAAAGTCTACGTGTTTGTTATTGTGATACCACATGACCAAGTCCTTGTAAATTACTAGACACCTTCCACCAAAAGTTCAAGAGTGAGAATCCTTGGAGTGTTATGATTATTGAATACCCTTTTCTGTTTCCGACATGACCAGCTACCATTCACTGGTGCTGTTTAGTGATGGTATCTACCGGGCAGCTCGACTTATTGAAGCGGTATTTGTTCTCAAccaaaagagaaagagagaaggtgGTGTCGTCGAAGGTAGTAGTAAGGTGATTTATCACCTGATTCACGCAGCTCACCCTGCTTATGGCAAAGTAAGTTGCTTTGCTTGCTGGTCGGTGACAGATTGCGCAGGGATTCTAGCAATTTTCAGGTAGTGGTACTAGGGTGGATGTCCCAAGATGAAGGGGCATGAGTCTATTGGATTCATTTGCTTGGCTCATTTAAAACGTCAAAACCAGCTCTCTGTGGTCACCTATCAATCCAAGCCTATTGCCCTTTTGCATCTATTGAAAATCTTTCCTCCCTGAGTGGTTTGCCATTGAACCGATCGTTCATGGGACTGGAATTGATTCCATTCCCAGAACCGTATCTGATCTGGCGCACCAGAGGGCTCTTTCCACATGTGTCGTGATGGAAATGGCGAAGGAACGCAGGAAAGACGATACTGGAAGGTTTTATAGCATGGAAGCTCACTGACGACTGGATCATCTTTGGCAGTCATGAATTTGCCTTTCTCCAGTCGGAGAGTAAGTCTATTAGGGAGAAATGCTTCATCAGTAAGCCGGTCCTCGTTGATCTCGCGTCGTTCCATGTCTATATTGCCAAGTTGAACGCGGCGGGTCGTGAGTGTCATTTCAATGTCGATTTGACCAACATTACATGGGCGCGAGCTAGGCAGCCAGGGAGCTGCAGTGTCGATTTCATTGCTCAAAAAATCCAGCCCGTACGGTTTCCAGTTGAAATGGGCTGCAATGAACATACAGAGCTCGCAATGAGCGACCAGCTTGGGATACAATCAGCTCAGACCGGTGAAAGGCTACAACACTCTAAGACTCACTTCGCCGGTGCCATCCTCGTGAAACCTGATATAGCTCTCCTCGTCCGAGTCCCACCACCAGTTTTCAGCACACAGAAGGGATAGTAAAGTCGTCATTTTGCAAAGGCTTGCGGTGTCAAACATGGTGTAGACTGACGGTGGTGGTCTTGCTGGGGTTATGTACAACCTGGGGTTCTGCtgtggacgatgatgatgtgaTCGTGTGGGGGCGGCTCGTCGATCCCGGTATAAATATAACTAAACCCAGGTACGAGCACTGCCTGGGCCCTGAAGAGTCTTGGCATGGCTATGCTTGGGGGTCGATTAAGCCGCGCTGGGCTCGTATGCCCTACTCAGGGTCCAAACAGAATTAGGGTTGCATATTCAATGcttgtcacgggctcagaatagtagataataacgaactgaattcc encodes:
- a CDS encoding uncharacterized protein (COG:F;~EggNog:ENOG410PMHQ;~InterPro:IPR035994;~go_function: GO:0003824 - catalytic activity [Evidence IEA];~go_process: GO:0009116 - nucleoside metabolic process [Evidence IEA]); the encoded protein is MVFTGDIGLSAGALLTGTQKLAAMLVEGNLDLDFIVRQTFNKSPKITTEYQRPHERPDRLYKSEYNHDDSCDCQLDCAQNLSRLVNRPERNDYCVEVHCGNIGSADIVVKDALSRDNYAREFRLLCFEMESAGLMSKLPCLPIREICDYSDSHKNKHWQGYAAATAAVYAKSLLKVIPPENVLQTRITMDKTELERHIRSIIRDVQRVATSRSVDEDSQIRFKQFRTIQPITVAETGISKPGT
- a CDS encoding uncharacterized protein (COG:M;~EggNog:ENOG410Q18J;~InterPro:IPR035994;~go_function: GO:0003824 - catalytic activity [Evidence IEA];~go_process: GO:0009116 - nucleoside metabolic process [Evidence IEA]), translating into MLPSHGNFAVGWIAAIHKEYVAARQVLDEVYEDLEFPRPAEDLNSYTLGRMERHYVVIACLPSGSYGAQAAAEAVERMKSSFPMIRFVLMVGVAGGAPTQADVRLGDVVGT
- a CDS encoding uncharacterized protein (COG:M;~EggNog:ENOG410Q18J;~InterPro:IPR035994,IPR002110,IPR027417,IPR036770, IPR020683;~PFAM:PF13857,PF12796,PF00023,PF13606,PF13637;~go_function: GO:0003824 - catalytic activity [Evidence IEA];~go_function: GO:0005515 - protein binding [Evidence IEA];~go_process: GO:0009116 - nucleoside metabolic process [Evidence IEA]), which gives rise to MVGIGGGVPKSVRLGDVVVSTPTDEFGGVVQWDFGKVQQESTFKRTGALNRPPTELLSALTKIEKEHTMKGSKIPQYLKDLETNWPRLAPKYTRSKSLKDVLFKADCKHIENTKESQEKYDNEEEDEEDEEEKEANYCIHCDQTKIVRRKPRDMRVHYGLIASGNLVVKDAPFRDEINKTLGGKVLCFEMEAAGLMNDFPCLVIRGICDYADAHKNKNWQEHAAAVAAAFAKELLLLVPAQEVEQMPTIKQLENQLEGVSNAINEIRSHQRDYQRDQKSQAIIDWLTPMNYAAQQNDFIAQRQEGTGEWVLESSEFQLWLKQTNQTLFCPGMPGAGKTIITSIVVNHLHDKFRNEPSIGIAYLYCTFQQQQEQRPVDLLTNLLKQLIMGQPTIPNAVKDLYDRHKPKQTCPSLSEIRNTLHQVAAFYSRTFIVIDALDECRATHDGRDMFMQEIFNFQADIKANLFATSRFIQEIEAKFQKVIRLEIRADDTDVQRYLHAKLQNCPSLISQNDSLQEQIKNKIAKAVDGMFLLARLYVDSLACQTTTKKVKRALQELETTVEEKNDDKRSKALDDAYEKAMQRIQGQIQQHEELAKQVLSWISCAKRRLTSAELQHAIGVEENTSEFDSDNIVDVGLMVSVCAGLVIVDKESDIIRLVHYTTQEYFERTWECWFPNAHIDMTKACITYLSFEVFKAGYCPTEDALRERLQLHVLYDYASQNWGHHAGKSPIQGEKLMLDLLEDTAKVFACSQAMLSQIFFVTETKMTGLHLAAYFGLWKPASILLGKNHDIESEDKYGRTPLSLATRNGHEAVVKLLLEKNANVESKNEDGRTPLIIAIRNGHEAVVKLLLEKNANVESKDKYGWNPLIIAAEYGHEAVMKLLLEKNTSTESKNEYCNTLVLQSVGNRDSTDQMF